One window of the Puntigrus tetrazona isolate hp1 chromosome 13, ASM1883169v1, whole genome shotgun sequence genome contains the following:
- the ftr69 gene encoding tripartite motif-containing protein 29 translates to MAELVSDAQNPLNCPICLNLFKNPVTTACGHSFCTDCIKGCWDRDASLRRAYSCPTCRKTFNRRPDLSRSTVLAEIVEGMKQEVPAKPEDVTCDSCKGRKLKAVKSCLFCMASYCPTHIQPHYESEAFKKHKLVDASSDLQQQICPQHHKALEIYCYNDQRCICVVCMGTQHSGHRTVSAAAEMAKKQEELKIQKRDHIQEITDIDKKIQAFRKAGDSHERSAWASVEHSERIFGELVRSVQKRRAEVRELIRAQEKKEIAQINDHIQQLEREIANLQKENEKLEPILHTEDHIHFFQNFSSSQSGPDAFTTSPRDVNDP, encoded by the exons ATGGCAGAATTAGTCTCTGATGCTCAAAATCCTTTAAACTGCCCGATCTGTCTGAACCTGTTTAAGAACCCGGTGACTACAGCCTGTGGGCACAGTTTCTGTACGGACTGTATAAAGGGTTGCTGGGATCGAGATGCTTCTTTGAGGCGAGCGTACAGCTGCCCTACATGCAGGAAGACGTTCAACCGAAGACCAGATCTCAGCAGAAGCACGGTCCTGGCTGAGATTGTAGAGGGAATGAAACAGGAAGTTCCAGCTAAGCCTGAAGATGTTACGTGCGATTCTTGCAAAGGAAGAAAACTCAAAGCCGtcaagtcttgtttgttttgtatggCTTCTTACTGCCCAACTCACATTCAGCCTCATTACGAGTCTGAAGCTTTTAAGAAACACAAGCTGGTAGACGCTTCCTCGGATCTACAGCAGCAGATCTGCCCTCAGCATCATAAAGCTCTGGAGATATACTGCTATAACGACCAGAGGTGTATATGTGTAGTTTGTATGGGGACTCAACACAGTGGACATCGAACGGTCTCAGCTGCAGctgaaatggcaaaaaaacag GAAGAACTGAAAATACAAAAGAGGGATCACATTCAGGAAATCACGGACATAGACAAGAAGATCCAGGCATTTAGGAAGGCTGGGGATTCTCACGAG CGCTCTGCGTGGGCTTCGGTGGAGCACAGCGAGAGGATCTTCGGTGAGCTCGTCCGCTCCGTTCAGAAAAGACGAGCTGAGGTGAGAGAACTGATCAGAGCTCAGGAGAAGAAGGAGATAGCACAGATCAATGATCACATACAGCAGCTGGAGCGGGAGATCGCCAATCTGCAAAAGGAGAACGAAAAACTGGAGCCGATTTTACATACAGAGGATCACATCCATTTCTTCCAG AATTTCTCCTCTTCTCAATCCGGACCGGATGCGTTCACGACTTCACCCAGAGACGTTAACGACCCCTGA